One region of Polynucleobacter sp. Adler-ghost genomic DNA includes:
- a CDS encoding acyl-CoA synthetase, whose product MANIFEQGLERNPANFTPITPLLFLERTAEVYPDRLAIIHGKLRQTWSQTYERCRRLASALQKQGIGLGDTVAVMLPNTPPMVEAHFGIPMSGAVLNALNTRLDPESIAFMLNHGEAKVVIVDPEFSGVMKKALEIAKKASGREFLVIDIEEKEFDVPGEKLGKLSYEKFLSEGDPQFAWQVPADEWQAICLNYTSGTTGNPKGVVYHHRGAAINAISNILDWDISKHPTYLWTLPMFHCNGWCFPWTVAARAGINVCLRRVDAQHIFAAIKDHGVTHYCAAPIVHNLLVNAPDELKAGVPAGVKGLIAGAAPPASIIEGMEQLGFDLTHVYGLTETYGPAAVCVKQDEWNDLDIGERARLNARQGVRYHLQQAIAVLNSETLEPVPADGETMGEIMFKGNIAMKGYLKNEKASKEAFEGGWFHSGDLAVMNPDGYVKMKDRSKDIIISGGENISSVEVEDVLYRHPAVMAAAVVAKPDPKWGETPCAFLEIKPGMEVTPADIIAHCKQHLAGFKVPKAIVFCELPKTSTGKIQKFELRKQAGSASAIDV is encoded by the coding sequence ATGGCTAATATTTTTGAGCAGGGTTTGGAGCGTAACCCAGCAAACTTCACCCCGATCACACCGCTATTGTTTCTTGAGCGAACTGCCGAAGTATATCCAGATCGCTTGGCAATCATTCATGGCAAATTACGTCAGACCTGGAGTCAGACGTATGAGCGTTGTCGTCGCTTAGCAAGCGCCTTGCAAAAGCAGGGCATTGGCTTGGGTGATACTGTAGCTGTCATGTTGCCCAATACGCCACCAATGGTTGAGGCGCATTTTGGGATTCCGATGTCTGGGGCAGTATTAAATGCCTTAAATACTCGCCTTGATCCCGAGTCCATAGCTTTTATGCTCAATCATGGTGAAGCAAAAGTCGTGATCGTAGATCCCGAGTTTTCGGGGGTGATGAAAAAAGCGCTTGAGATAGCCAAGAAAGCAAGTGGTCGCGAGTTTCTAGTGATTGATATCGAGGAAAAAGAGTTTGATGTTCCTGGTGAAAAGCTCGGCAAACTCTCGTATGAAAAGTTCTTGTCTGAAGGCGACCCTCAATTCGCTTGGCAAGTCCCTGCAGATGAATGGCAAGCTATTTGCTTGAACTACACCTCGGGTACTACTGGTAATCCAAAGGGGGTGGTGTATCACCATCGTGGCGCAGCGATCAATGCTATCTCGAATATTTTGGACTGGGATATTAGTAAGCACCCCACCTATCTCTGGACACTACCGATGTTCCATTGCAATGGGTGGTGCTTTCCGTGGACGGTAGCGGCACGCGCCGGCATTAATGTTTGCCTACGTCGCGTGGATGCGCAACATATATTTGCCGCTATTAAAGATCACGGTGTCACCCATTACTGCGCCGCTCCAATTGTGCATAACCTATTGGTTAATGCTCCTGACGAATTAAAAGCAGGAGTTCCGGCAGGCGTCAAAGGCTTAATTGCAGGCGCTGCACCTCCTGCATCCATCATTGAGGGAATGGAACAACTGGGCTTTGACCTAACGCATGTCTATGGATTAACGGAGACCTACGGACCAGCAGCGGTATGTGTCAAGCAAGATGAATGGAATGACCTTGATATTGGTGAGAGGGCTCGCCTCAATGCGCGACAAGGTGTTCGGTATCACCTGCAGCAGGCGATTGCCGTTCTTAATTCTGAAACTCTCGAGCCTGTTCCTGCTGATGGCGAAACGATGGGTGAGATTATGTTTAAGGGCAATATTGCCATGAAGGGCTACCTTAAAAATGAGAAGGCAAGTAAAGAGGCTTTTGAGGGTGGTTGGTTTCATTCAGGTGATTTGGCAGTCATGAACCCCGACGGCTATGTGAAGATGAAGGATCGTAGCAAAGACATCATCATCTCTGGCGGCGAAAATATTTCTTCCGTGGAGGTTGAAGATGTTCTTTATCGCCACCCAGCTGTTATGGCTGCTGCAGTGGTTGCGAAGCCAGACCCTAAGTGGGGAGAAACGCCTTGCGCTTTCTTGGAAATTAAGCCTGGAATGGAGGTTACACCCGCTGACATCATTGCCCATTGCAAGCAGCATCTAGCTGGCTTTAAGGTGCCCAAAGCCATTGTATTTTGTGAGTTACCCAAGACCTCTACTGGCAAGATTCAGAAGTTCGAACTTCGCAAGCAGGCGGGCTCGGCTTCAGCAATCGATGTCTAG
- the rfaE1 gene encoding D-glycero-beta-D-manno-heptose-7-phosphate kinase yields MEKANREQFSKARLLVVGDVMLDRYWFGDTNRISPEAPVPVVQVGKIDERLGGAANVARNVAALGAKTTILGVIGDDEPGRRVTDLLKSSGVNSQLEIDSKVPTTVKLRVIARQQQLIRLDFEEAPSEAALAHKLERYEKLLGDADVVILSDYGKGALGQVALMIEQARAQKKMILVDPKGDDYAKYRGATVLTPNRSELRQVVGKWANEDDLTKKAQDLRKSLNLEALLLTRSEEGMSLFTDAGVSHVKAQAREVFDVSGAGDTVIGTLAVALAAGWPLERAMALANRAGGIVVGKLGTATVTSEELQ; encoded by the coding sequence GTGGAAAAAGCTAACCGAGAACAGTTTTCTAAAGCCCGCCTATTGGTGGTGGGTGATGTCATGCTTGATCGCTATTGGTTTGGTGATACGAATCGGATTTCTCCTGAGGCACCAGTGCCAGTTGTTCAAGTAGGCAAGATTGATGAGCGTTTAGGTGGTGCTGCCAACGTGGCTCGTAACGTTGCGGCTCTTGGTGCGAAGACAACAATTTTGGGTGTGATTGGTGATGATGAGCCAGGACGACGCGTTACTGATCTCCTGAAATCCAGTGGTGTTAACAGTCAATTAGAGATTGATAGCAAAGTGCCGACTACTGTGAAGTTGCGGGTCATTGCAAGACAGCAGCAACTCATTCGCTTGGATTTCGAGGAGGCCCCTAGTGAGGCAGCTTTAGCTCACAAGTTGGAGCGTTACGAGAAGTTGCTTGGTGATGCTGACGTGGTCATTTTGTCTGACTATGGTAAAGGCGCCTTAGGTCAAGTAGCTTTGATGATTGAGCAGGCACGTGCTCAAAAGAAAATGATCCTAGTCGATCCTAAGGGTGATGATTATGCTAAGTATCGCGGTGCCACTGTACTGACGCCTAACCGAAGCGAGCTGCGTCAAGTAGTTGGTAAGTGGGCCAATGAAGATGATCTAACTAAGAAAGCACAAGATCTCAGAAAGTCATTAAACCTCGAGGCGCTTCTCCTCACCCGTTCCGAGGAGGGCATGAGCTTATTTACCGATGCGGGCGTGAGTCATGTGAAGGCACAGGCGCGCGAAGTGTTTGATGTATCAGGTGCGGGTGATACCGTTATTGGAACGTTAGCAGTGGCATTGGCAGCTGGCTGGCCACTGGAAAGAGCGATGGCTTTAGCTAATCGGGCTGGTGGTATTGTGGTTGGTAAGTTAGGTACAGCCACCGTTACTTCTGAGGAATTGCAATGA
- a CDS encoding helix-hairpin-helix domain-containing protein, translating to MSQLLKSLVFSVFVAVSSLAAASPINVNTATQSELESIKGIGPSKAKTIIAERLDGGHFQDANDLQKRVRGIGMKSVEKMVDNGLTIEAPSSFREPHGRTNKEGSKTSRRGSRGQSGSRHHTDRTEPSRRN from the coding sequence ATGAGTCAATTATTAAAGTCTTTAGTATTTTCAGTATTTGTAGCTGTCTCAAGTTTAGCTGCCGCCTCGCCAATTAATGTCAATACCGCTACTCAGTCTGAGCTTGAGAGTATTAAGGGGATTGGACCCTCTAAAGCCAAGACAATTATTGCTGAGCGCTTAGACGGTGGACACTTTCAGGATGCCAATGACCTGCAAAAGCGTGTTCGTGGAATTGGTATGAAATCTGTGGAAAAGATGGTGGATAACGGCTTAACTATCGAGGCGCCAAGTTCTTTTCGTGAGCCACATGGTCGCACCAATAAAGAGGGCTCCAAGACTAGCAGACGTGGCTCACGCGGTCAAAGTGGTTCTCGCCATCATACGGATCGTACGGAACCAAGTCGCCGAAATTAA
- the cysM gene encoding cysteine synthase CysM — protein sequence MNTTSYLTISQTVGNTPLVRLQRIPGAENDSKNNLILGKLEGNNPAGSVKDRPALSMILRAQERGEIKPGDTLIEATSGNTGIALAMTAAMLGYKMVLVMPENQSIERRQSMAAYGAELILTAASGGMEFARDYALQLQKEGRGRLLDQFANPDNPRAHIETTGPEIWRDTDGQVTHFVSSMGTTGTITGVSTYLKTMNPNIQIIGAQPEEGSQIPGIRKWAPEYLPKIYQGDKVDRIEYVSQADAEEMARRLAAEEGIFCGISAGGALVVALRIARQVENATIVFIVCDRGDRYLSTGVFPA from the coding sequence ATGAACACAACTTCTTACTTAACTATTTCTCAGACCGTGGGTAATACACCCCTAGTTCGTTTGCAACGTATTCCTGGTGCTGAAAACGATTCCAAAAATAATCTGATCTTAGGAAAGTTGGAGGGTAACAATCCAGCGGGGTCGGTTAAAGACCGACCTGCGCTGTCGATGATCCTACGCGCACAAGAGCGCGGCGAAATTAAACCTGGTGATACGCTGATTGAGGCTACTAGCGGCAACACTGGTATTGCTTTAGCAATGACTGCTGCGATGTTGGGCTACAAGATGGTTTTAGTGATGCCTGAGAACCAGAGTATTGAGCGTCGACAAAGTATGGCTGCCTATGGAGCGGAACTCATTCTGACGGCAGCCTCTGGTGGCATGGAGTTTGCGCGTGACTATGCATTGCAATTACAGAAGGAGGGTCGCGGTAGATTGTTAGATCAATTTGCGAATCCTGATAACCCACGTGCTCACATTGAGACGACTGGCCCAGAAATCTGGCGTGATACCGACGGCCAGGTGACGCACTTTGTCTCATCGATGGGTACCACTGGAACCATTACCGGAGTCTCTACTTACTTAAAAACGATGAACCCCAATATTCAGATTATTGGCGCTCAACCTGAAGAGGGTTCGCAAATTCCAGGTATTCGTAAATGGGCTCCAGAGTATCTGCCTAAGATTTACCAAGGTGATAAGGTTGATCGTATTGAGTATGTCAGCCAAGCAGATGCTGAAGAGATGGCTCGTCGCCTTGCGGCTGAAGAGGGTATCTTTTGTGGCATTTCTGCGGGCGGTGCTTTAGTGGTTGCCTTGCGAATCGCCCGCCAGGTTGAAAATGCCACGATTGTCTTTATCGTCTGTGACCGCGGTGATCGCTATCTATCTACTGGGGTTTTTCCAGCTTAA
- a CDS encoding histone deacetylase family protein, with protein MTTGYITHPDFLKHEMGSHHPECPERIQAINDQLIRSGIDRFLHHLDAPLATEEQLELVHSPDHIAFVKERSPASGYFMLDGDTIMNPHTWSAALRAAGAAIAGVDAVMKGEVENVFCAVRPPGHHAEPTRSMGFCVFDNVAVAARYAMEEYGIARVAIIDFDVHHGNGTEAAFFNDPNVLMCSFFQHPFYPYSGLDGANNMVNVPLPASTRGDVVRSIVEEQWLPRLRDFEPELIIISAGFDAHREDDLGQMGLVEDDYAWITKQLKGIANQYAQGRIVSCLEGGYNLSALGRSVVAHVKALADI; from the coding sequence ATGACAACAGGATACATAACTCATCCAGATTTTCTAAAACATGAGATGGGCAGCCATCATCCTGAGTGCCCGGAGCGGATTCAGGCAATCAATGATCAGTTAATTCGTAGTGGTATCGATCGCTTTCTGCATCACCTAGATGCTCCCTTGGCAACTGAAGAACAACTAGAGTTAGTGCATAGCCCAGATCACATTGCTTTTGTAAAAGAGCGTTCACCAGCGAGCGGTTACTTTATGCTCGATGGTGACACCATTATGAACCCCCATACTTGGAGTGCTGCATTACGTGCAGCCGGTGCTGCCATTGCGGGTGTTGATGCGGTAATGAAGGGTGAAGTTGAAAATGTATTTTGTGCGGTTCGCCCTCCGGGGCACCATGCAGAGCCAACCCGCTCAATGGGATTTTGTGTCTTTGATAATGTTGCTGTTGCTGCGCGTTACGCTATGGAAGAGTACGGTATTGCACGGGTAGCCATTATTGATTTTGATGTGCATCACGGCAATGGGACTGAAGCAGCATTTTTTAATGACCCCAATGTGCTCATGTGCAGTTTCTTTCAACATCCGTTTTATCCCTATAGCGGATTAGACGGGGCAAACAATATGGTGAATGTTCCCTTGCCAGCGTCTACTCGAGGAGATGTGGTCCGCTCGATCGTCGAAGAGCAATGGTTGCCACGTCTAAGGGATTTTGAGCCAGAACTCATCATTATCTCTGCAGGCTTTGATGCTCACCGTGAGGATGATTTAGGGCAAATGGGTTTAGTGGAAGACGACTATGCGTGGATTACTAAGCAGCTTAAAGGGATTGCAAATCAATACGCTCAAGGCCGTATCGTTAGCTGTCTCGAGGGTGGCTATAACCTTTCCGCCCTAGGTCGTAGCGTGGTGGCGCACGTCAAAGCGCTTGCTGATATTTAA
- the rfaD gene encoding ADP-glyceromanno-heptose 6-epimerase: MTIIVTGAAGFIGANIVQALNARGEKNIIAVDDLRPADKYRNLADLDIIDYLDKDEFLEAFRGGRFGKVRAVFHEGACSDTMETDGIFMMANNFRYTMDLLDICTEQKVQLLYASSAATYGGSDVFIESREHEKPLNIYGYSKFLFDQVMRKRFSEKANTAQVVGFRYFNVYGPRESHKGRMASVAFHQYHQYKLNGKVKLFGEYGGYGAGEQSRDFVSVEDVVKVNLYFLDHPEISGIFNLGSGRAQPFNDVAHAVANAMRKIDKANPASLEELVKEKAIEYIPFPDALKGKYQCFTQADLTKLRAAGYSEPFLNVEQGVGRYIAWLSANADFLASPL; encoded by the coding sequence ATGACGATTATCGTGACCGGCGCAGCTGGGTTTATTGGCGCTAATATTGTTCAAGCGCTCAATGCCCGTGGCGAGAAAAATATTATTGCAGTCGATGATTTGCGCCCAGCCGATAAGTATCGCAATCTTGCGGATTTAGACATTATTGATTACCTAGATAAAGACGAGTTCCTAGAGGCATTTAGAGGTGGTCGCTTTGGTAAAGTAAGGGCAGTCTTTCATGAAGGGGCTTGTTCCGACACGATGGAGACTGATGGCATCTTCATGATGGCGAATAATTTCCGATACACCATGGATTTACTCGATATCTGCACAGAACAAAAAGTGCAACTACTCTACGCCTCTTCAGCGGCGACCTATGGTGGTTCTGATGTATTTATAGAGAGTCGTGAGCATGAAAAGCCACTGAACATTTATGGCTACTCCAAGTTCTTATTTGATCAAGTGATGCGCAAGCGCTTTTCTGAAAAAGCCAATACTGCCCAGGTCGTTGGTTTCCGCTACTTCAATGTTTATGGTCCACGTGAATCACACAAGGGTCGTATGGCTTCAGTGGCATTCCACCAGTATCACCAGTACAAATTGAATGGCAAAGTTAAGCTGTTTGGTGAGTATGGTGGCTATGGTGCTGGTGAGCAAAGTCGTGATTTTGTATCAGTTGAAGACGTAGTGAAGGTGAACCTATATTTCTTGGATCATCCAGAAATCAGCGGTATCTTTAATCTCGGCAGTGGCCGCGCACAACCATTTAATGATGTTGCGCATGCAGTTGCCAATGCTATGCGAAAAATCGATAAAGCTAACCCTGCCAGCCTAGAAGAGTTGGTCAAAGAAAAGGCGATTGAGTACATTCCATTCCCGGATGCGCTCAAAGGAAAGTACCAGTGCTTTACACAAGCAGATTTAACTAAGCTGCGTGCGGCTGGATACTCAGAACCCTTCCTTAATGTGGAGCAGGGTGTCGGTCGTTATATTGCCTGGTTATCAGCTAATGCGGATTTCTTGGCAAGTCCACTCTAG
- a CDS encoding lytic transglycosylase domain-containing protein codes for MNFRFSYLASTLLIALLLSACSSTRVQQVSPTETIVNQSEDDATEARFSQNLNQLIAQIAQTQGIPQASLESGFSDAKTIPSIRKLVLPPSGSFKKNWVAYRKRFIEPFRLKAGKAFWEQNQVFLSKVEQESGVPAEVIVSIIGIETIYGRQTGNFRVKDVLSTLAFSYPDTPNKASREQLFKDQLQELILMCWTESGASLPARNSSQGMNSARFNACLNQNSSYAGAIGLPQFMPGSIRNFAVDGDGDGRIDLKQSPKDAIASVANFMKKHGWQAGMPIYFPVQERAISEARALADGEPQLKYSVQELITKGILTEEQGDLQAGGVEPQSKALIVDLPYPDKDDNDQVRYVVGLNNFLTIVQYNRSYFYAQSVAEFAEALGYKNQSVVAVSTPKAKSETKASEPAKSKSKKTANKKKPKQT; via the coding sequence ATGAATTTTCGCTTCTCCTATCTTGCTTCAACACTATTAATAGCACTATTACTTAGCGCCTGCTCCAGCACACGTGTTCAGCAAGTTAGCCCTACAGAGACTATCGTAAACCAGTCTGAGGATGATGCGACAGAAGCCCGTTTTAGCCAAAACCTCAACCAATTAATCGCTCAAATTGCTCAAACCCAAGGAATCCCTCAGGCAAGCCTTGAATCAGGCTTCTCAGATGCTAAAACGATTCCGTCCATTCGAAAATTGGTGTTACCCCCATCGGGCAGCTTTAAAAAGAATTGGGTAGCCTATCGCAAGCGCTTTATTGAGCCTTTTCGCCTGAAGGCTGGCAAGGCTTTTTGGGAACAAAACCAAGTATTCCTTAGTAAGGTTGAGCAAGAATCTGGCGTTCCGGCTGAAGTCATTGTGTCCATTATTGGAATTGAAACCATCTATGGCCGTCAAACCGGAAATTTTCGAGTAAAGGATGTGCTTTCTACGCTAGCCTTCAGCTATCCCGATACCCCCAATAAAGCGAGCAGAGAGCAACTCTTTAAAGATCAGCTTCAAGAACTCATCCTCATGTGCTGGACTGAGAGCGGTGCTAGCCTCCCCGCGAGGAACAGTAGTCAAGGGATGAACTCGGCACGCTTTAATGCCTGCCTTAATCAAAACAGCTCCTATGCAGGTGCCATTGGTTTACCGCAATTTATGCCTGGCAGCATCCGTAACTTTGCAGTGGATGGCGATGGAGATGGTCGGATTGACCTTAAGCAAAGTCCCAAAGACGCCATTGCTAGCGTTGCCAATTTTATGAAAAAACATGGTTGGCAAGCTGGTATGCCGATTTACTTCCCTGTACAAGAGAGGGCAATTAGCGAAGCAAGAGCTCTGGCTGATGGTGAGCCACAACTCAAATACTCTGTTCAAGAACTCATCACTAAAGGTATCCTCACTGAAGAGCAAGGCGACCTTCAAGCAGGTGGCGTTGAGCCCCAAAGCAAAGCGCTCATTGTTGATCTCCCCTATCCAGACAAAGATGATAACGATCAGGTTCGCTACGTAGTGGGCTTAAATAATTTCTTGACGATTGTGCAATACAACCGCAGTTACTTTTATGCACAAAGTGTTGCAGAGTTTGCTGAAGCCTTGGGTTACAAGAATCAAAGCGTGGTGGCGGTCAGCACACCTAAAGCAAAGTCTGAAACAAAGGCAAGCGAACCAGCTAAATCTAAATCCAAGAAAACTGCTAATAAGAAAAAACCGAAGCAGACTTAA
- a CDS encoding acyl-CoA dehydrogenase: protein MPYVAPVKDMLFVMNELAGLAEIVAYPSYAEAGADVDLAPAILEESAKFNQDVVAPLNWPSDQHPSSLKNGIVTTTLGFKEAFEQFAAAGWQGVVHPVEFGGQGLPKLIATACFEMVHSASLSFALCPMLTDGAIEALLTAASPELQERYVPKMISGEWTGSMCLTEPQAGSDLSMVRSRAVPEADGIYKIFGTKIYITYGEHDMAKNIVHLVLARTPDAPEGVKGISLFVVPKYLVNADGTLGERNDVHCVSIEHKLGIKASPTAVLQFGDHGGATGYLVGEENRGLEYMFVMMNAARFAVGMQGIAVAERAYQKAVQYAKDRVQSRDLAGSPGPVAIIHQPDVKRMLMTMRGYIEASRALAYYAAAAYDAQHASPDEIARKQNQAVYEFLVPIVKGFSTEMSIDVASLGVQVHGGMGFIEETGAAQHYRDARILTIYEGTTAIQANDLIGRKTVRDSGATAKLFSGRIEQTEKDLASSGSADAKAVLKQLTLAREAFDTSVDYIVANAKTDIKAVYAGSFAYLRLCGLVLGAWQMARALLAAQELRAGDPNFYDAKIATARFFAENLLPQSQALATSILESGQSTNALTAEQF from the coding sequence ATGCCGTATGTAGCCCCAGTAAAAGACATGCTATTTGTGATGAACGAATTAGCGGGGCTAGCTGAGATTGTTGCCTACCCCTCCTATGCTGAAGCGGGCGCTGATGTAGATTTAGCCCCGGCGATTCTAGAAGAGTCTGCCAAATTTAATCAAGATGTTGTAGCGCCTCTCAACTGGCCTAGCGATCAACATCCTAGCTCACTCAAGAATGGCATAGTCACTACTACCCTTGGCTTTAAAGAGGCTTTTGAGCAATTTGCTGCAGCAGGTTGGCAGGGTGTTGTGCACCCCGTAGAGTTTGGTGGTCAAGGTTTGCCAAAACTGATTGCCACGGCATGCTTTGAGATGGTTCACTCGGCTAGCTTGTCTTTTGCTTTATGCCCCATGCTGACTGATGGTGCGATTGAGGCTTTATTGACTGCAGCAAGCCCCGAGTTGCAAGAGCGCTATGTGCCCAAGATGATTTCTGGGGAATGGACTGGTTCCATGTGCCTTACAGAGCCTCAGGCAGGCTCCGACCTATCGATGGTGCGTTCTCGCGCTGTACCTGAAGCCGATGGCATATATAAAATTTTTGGCACCAAGATCTACATCACCTATGGTGAGCACGATATGGCAAAAAATATTGTCCATCTCGTACTAGCTAGAACACCAGATGCACCAGAGGGCGTGAAGGGTATTTCCTTGTTTGTAGTTCCGAAGTATTTGGTAAACGCAGATGGTACGCTTGGTGAGCGTAATGATGTGCACTGCGTCTCGATTGAGCACAAGCTGGGCATTAAGGCCAGCCCAACTGCAGTCTTACAGTTTGGCGATCACGGTGGTGCAACCGGCTACTTAGTGGGCGAAGAAAATCGTGGTCTGGAATACATGTTCGTGATGATGAATGCTGCCCGCTTTGCGGTCGGTATGCAGGGTATTGCAGTTGCAGAGCGAGCATATCAAAAAGCAGTGCAATACGCTAAAGACCGAGTTCAGAGTCGTGATCTAGCTGGCTCCCCAGGCCCTGTAGCAATTATTCATCAGCCTGACGTGAAGCGGATGTTGATGACTATGCGCGGCTATATTGAGGCATCTAGAGCCTTAGCGTATTACGCGGCAGCTGCTTATGATGCGCAACATGCATCCCCTGATGAAATAGCTCGCAAGCAGAATCAAGCGGTATATGAATTCTTGGTGCCGATTGTGAAAGGCTTTTCGACTGAGATGTCGATTGATGTTGCGAGTTTGGGCGTTCAAGTACACGGTGGTATGGGCTTTATTGAGGAGACTGGTGCAGCACAACATTATCGTGATGCTCGTATCCTGACCATCTATGAAGGCACTACAGCTATTCAAGCAAATGATTTGATTGGTAGAAAGACGGTGCGGGATAGTGGCGCAACTGCGAAGCTGTTCTCAGGCAGAATCGAGCAAACTGAAAAAGATTTAGCAAGTAGCGGCAGCGCAGATGCAAAGGCGGTATTGAAGCAGTTAACTCTGGCGCGAGAAGCGTTTGATACTTCGGTAGATTACATTGTGGCGAATGCTAAAACAGACATCAAGGCAGTATATGCAGGGAGTTTTGCGTACTTGCGATTATGTGGCTTAGTATTAGGGGCATGGCAAATGGCACGCGCTTTACTAGCTGCACAAGAGTTGCGTGCAGGAGACCCGAATTTCTATGATGCCAAGATTGCTACCGCACGATTCTTTGCAGAAAATCTATTGCCACAATCTCAAGCTCTTGCCACCTCGATCTTAGAGAGTGGACAATCTACTAATGCGCTGACAGCGGAGCAGTTTTAA
- a CDS encoding electron transfer flavoprotein subunit alpha/FixB family protein: MAALVIAEHDNQSLKAATLNAVAAALQCSPEVDVLVAGSGADAAATAAAQIAGVRKVIQVDAASLADQLAEPLAAQILSIANSYSHILAPATANGKNVLPRVAAKLDMAQLSDITKVISADTFERPIYAGNAIATVQSSDSIKVITVRTTGFDPVAASGGSAAVEKQAATEVSGKSSFVGRELTKSDRPELTAAKIIVSGGRGLGSGEKYQEIIAPLADKLGAALGASRAAVDAGYVPNDYQVGQTGKIVAPQLYIAVGISGAIQHLAGMKDSKVIVAINKDPEAPIFSVADYGLVADLNTAVPELTYLLT; this comes from the coding sequence ATGGCCGCACTCGTTATTGCTGAACACGACAATCAATCTTTAAAAGCAGCAACGCTCAATGCGGTAGCTGCTGCTTTGCAGTGCTCCCCTGAGGTGGATGTGTTGGTAGCCGGTAGTGGTGCCGATGCCGCTGCTACTGCTGCGGCACAAATTGCTGGAGTACGTAAGGTCATTCAGGTAGATGCAGCATCGTTAGCTGATCAGCTCGCCGAACCCTTAGCCGCTCAAATTTTATCTATTGCTAATAGCTATAGCCATATTCTGGCGCCAGCAACCGCCAATGGTAAGAATGTCTTGCCACGTGTTGCCGCTAAGTTAGACATGGCTCAGTTATCTGACATTACTAAAGTGATCTCTGCAGATACTTTCGAACGTCCAATTTATGCAGGCAATGCGATTGCTACCGTGCAATCTTCTGACTCAATTAAAGTAATTACGGTTCGTACAACCGGTTTTGATCCTGTTGCCGCAAGTGGTGGATCCGCTGCAGTAGAAAAGCAAGCGGCTACTGAGGTTTCTGGTAAATCATCTTTCGTTGGTCGTGAACTCACTAAGTCAGATCGTCCTGAACTTACTGCCGCCAAAATCATTGTGTCTGGTGGTCGTGGTTTAGGTTCTGGTGAGAAGTATCAAGAAATTATTGCGCCCTTGGCTGACAAGCTTGGCGCCGCTCTGGGCGCCTCACGTGCTGCAGTTGATGCAGGTTATGTTCCAAACGATTATCAAGTGGGTCAGACCGGTAAGATCGTTGCACCGCAGTTGTATATTGCCGTTGGCATCTCTGGTGCGATTCAGCATTTAGCTGGCATGAAGGACTCTAAGGTGATCGTAGCGATTAATAAAGATCCTGAGGCGCCAATCTTTAGTGTTGCTGATTATGGTTTAGTTGCAGACCTTAATACCGCCGTCCCTGAATTAACTTACTTACTTACTTAA
- a CDS encoding electron transfer flavoprotein subunit beta/FixA family protein, with translation MKILVAVKRVVDYNVKIRVKSDHSGVDLANVKMSMNPFDEIAVEEAVRLKEAGVATEIVVVSAGPTQCQETLRTALAIGADRAILVETDTELQPLAVAKILKALSEKEQAQIVILGKQAIDDDSNQTGQMLASLMDIPQATFASKVVVADGKALVTREVDGGLETIAITLPAVITTDLRLNEPRYVTLPNIMKAKKKTLEILKPEELGVDITPRLKTLKVEEPPKRSAGVMVADVAALVDKLKNEAKVI, from the coding sequence ATGAAAATCTTAGTGGCAGTAAAACGGGTTGTTGATTACAACGTCAAAATTCGGGTGAAATCAGATCACTCCGGTGTCGATCTGGCAAACGTCAAAATGAGTATGAATCCATTTGATGAGATTGCAGTAGAAGAGGCGGTTCGGTTAAAAGAAGCTGGTGTTGCTACTGAGATAGTAGTGGTTTCTGCTGGCCCCACTCAATGTCAAGAAACGCTGCGTACTGCCTTAGCGATTGGTGCGGATCGTGCCATCTTAGTAGAAACCGATACTGAATTACAGCCCTTAGCTGTTGCAAAAATTCTCAAAGCGCTTTCTGAGAAAGAGCAAGCGCAGATCGTCATCTTGGGTAAGCAGGCGATTGATGACGATAGTAATCAGACGGGACAGATGCTAGCTAGCTTGATGGATATTCCCCAAGCAACTTTTGCTTCCAAAGTAGTAGTTGCCGATGGTAAAGCGCTTGTGACTCGCGAGGTGGATGGCGGCTTAGAAACCATTGCGATTACTTTGCCCGCAGTCATCACAACTGACTTGCGTTTGAATGAGCCACGTTATGTGACTTTGCCAAACATCATGAAAGCTAAAAAGAAAACTTTGGAAATCCTGAAGCCTGAAGAGCTTGGTGTTGACATTACCCCGCGTCTCAAAACTCTCAAAGTAGAGGAGCCACCAAAGCGCTCTGCTGGTGTGATGGTGGCTGATGTAGCAGCTTTAGTAGATAAACTTAAAAATGAAGCGAAGGTGATTTAA